Proteins encoded by one window of Oreochromis niloticus isolate F11D_XX linkage group LG17, O_niloticus_UMD_NMBU, whole genome shotgun sequence:
- the wnt7ba gene encoding protein Wnt-7b isoform X1, whose amino-acid sequence MLIISSRSALLSVYYPQIFLILTSGSYLALSSVVALGANIICNKIPGLAPRQRALCQSRPDAIIIIGEGAQLGINECQYQFRYGRWNCSALGERTVFGQELRVGSREAAFTYAITAAGVAHAVTAACSQGNLSQCGCDQDKQGYHDQEEGWKWGGCSADVKYGVEFSRRFMDAREIKKNARRLMNLHNNEAGRKILEERMKLECKCHGVSGSCTTKTCWITLPNFREIGNLLKERYSDAVQVEPVRATRLRQPSFLRLKQARGYQKPTDTDLVYLERSPNYCEEDRATGSTGTRGRLCNGTSSLADGCNVMCCGRGHNTHHYTRVWQCNCKFHWCCFVKCNTCSEKSEVFTCK is encoded by the exons ATGCTCATCATCTCATCTCGCAGTGCGCTGCTGTCCGTCTACTACCCACAGATCTTCCTCATCCTCACCAGCGGTAGCTACCT GGCGTTGTCTTCTGTGGTAGCTCTGGGTGCCAACATCATCTGCAACAAGATACCTGGACTGGCCCCACGTCAGAGAGCCCTTTGTCAGAGTCGCCCCGATGCCATCATCATCATTGGTGAAGGTGCCCAGCTGGGCATCAACGAATGCCAGTACCAGTTCCGCTACGGCCGGTGGAACTGCTCAGCCCTGGGAGAGAGGACCGTGTTTGGACAAGAGCTGAGAGTAG GCAGCAGGGAAGCAGCATTCACTTATGCCATCACAGCCGCTGGAGTTGCCCACGCAGTAACCGCAGCGTGTAGCCAAGGCAATCTGAGCCAGTGCGGTTGTGACCAGGACAAGCAGGGCTACCATGACCAGGAGGAGGGCTGGAAATGGGGAGGCTGCTCGGCTGATGTCAAATACGGCGTGGAGTTTTCGCGGCGTTTCATGGACGCCCGCGAGATCAAGAAAAACGCCCGGAGGCTGATGAACCTGCACAACAATGAGGCAGGGCGAAAG ATCCTGGAGGAGAGAATGAAGCTAGAGTGCAAGTGTCATGGTGTATCTGGTTCCTGTACTACTAAGACCTGTTGGATCACCCTGCCAAATTTCAGAGAGATCGGTAACCTGCTGAAGGAACGCTACAGCGATGCAGTTCAAGTAGAGCCAGTCCGAGCCACGCGGCTACGCCAACCCTCCTTCCTGCGTCTCAAACAGGCTCGAGGCTACCAAAAGCCCACAGACACAGACCTGGTGTACCTGGAGCGCTCTCCCAACTATTGCGAAGAGGACAGGGCCACAGGAAGCACGGGGACAAGAGGAAGACTGTGCAACGGCACCTCGAGCCTCGCAGACGGCTGTAACGTGATGTGCTGTGGTCGGGGTCACAACACACACCACTACACCCGAGTCTGGCAGTGCAACTGCAAGTTTCACTGGTGCTGTTTCGTCAAGTGCAA
- the wnt7ba gene encoding protein Wnt-7b isoform X2, translating to MRNHAHHLISQCAAVRLLPTDLPHPHQRALSSVVALGANIICNKIPGLAPRQRALCQSRPDAIIIIGEGAQLGINECQYQFRYGRWNCSALGERTVFGQELRVGSREAAFTYAITAAGVAHAVTAACSQGNLSQCGCDQDKQGYHDQEEGWKWGGCSADVKYGVEFSRRFMDAREIKKNARRLMNLHNNEAGRKILEERMKLECKCHGVSGSCTTKTCWITLPNFREIGNLLKERYSDAVQVEPVRATRLRQPSFLRLKQARGYQKPTDTDLVYLERSPNYCEEDRATGSTGTRGRLCNGTSSLADGCNVMCCGRGHNTHHYTRVWQCNCKFHWCCFVKCNTCSEKSEVFTCK from the exons ATGCGCAACCATGCTCATCATCTCATCTCGCAGTGCGCTGCTGTCCGTCTACTACCCACAGATCTTCCTCATCCTCACCAGCG GGCGTTGTCTTCTGTGGTAGCTCTGGGTGCCAACATCATCTGCAACAAGATACCTGGACTGGCCCCACGTCAGAGAGCCCTTTGTCAGAGTCGCCCCGATGCCATCATCATCATTGGTGAAGGTGCCCAGCTGGGCATCAACGAATGCCAGTACCAGTTCCGCTACGGCCGGTGGAACTGCTCAGCCCTGGGAGAGAGGACCGTGTTTGGACAAGAGCTGAGAGTAG GCAGCAGGGAAGCAGCATTCACTTATGCCATCACAGCCGCTGGAGTTGCCCACGCAGTAACCGCAGCGTGTAGCCAAGGCAATCTGAGCCAGTGCGGTTGTGACCAGGACAAGCAGGGCTACCATGACCAGGAGGAGGGCTGGAAATGGGGAGGCTGCTCGGCTGATGTCAAATACGGCGTGGAGTTTTCGCGGCGTTTCATGGACGCCCGCGAGATCAAGAAAAACGCCCGGAGGCTGATGAACCTGCACAACAATGAGGCAGGGCGAAAG ATCCTGGAGGAGAGAATGAAGCTAGAGTGCAAGTGTCATGGTGTATCTGGTTCCTGTACTACTAAGACCTGTTGGATCACCCTGCCAAATTTCAGAGAGATCGGTAACCTGCTGAAGGAACGCTACAGCGATGCAGTTCAAGTAGAGCCAGTCCGAGCCACGCGGCTACGCCAACCCTCCTTCCTGCGTCTCAAACAGGCTCGAGGCTACCAAAAGCCCACAGACACAGACCTGGTGTACCTGGAGCGCTCTCCCAACTATTGCGAAGAGGACAGGGCCACAGGAAGCACGGGGACAAGAGGAAGACTGTGCAACGGCACCTCGAGCCTCGCAGACGGCTGTAACGTGATGTGCTGTGGTCGGGGTCACAACACACACCACTACACCCGAGTCTGGCAGTGCAACTGCAAGTTTCACTGGTGCTGTTTCGTCAAGTGCAA
- the wnt7ba gene encoding protein Wnt-7b isoform X3: MTATALSSVVALGANIICNKIPGLAPRQRALCQSRPDAIIIIGEGAQLGINECQYQFRYGRWNCSALGERTVFGQELRVGSREAAFTYAITAAGVAHAVTAACSQGNLSQCGCDQDKQGYHDQEEGWKWGGCSADVKYGVEFSRRFMDAREIKKNARRLMNLHNNEAGRKILEERMKLECKCHGVSGSCTTKTCWITLPNFREIGNLLKERYSDAVQVEPVRATRLRQPSFLRLKQARGYQKPTDTDLVYLERSPNYCEEDRATGSTGTRGRLCNGTSSLADGCNVMCCGRGHNTHHYTRVWQCNCKFHWCCFVKCNTCSEKSEVFTCK, translated from the exons ATGACCGCCAC GGCGTTGTCTTCTGTGGTAGCTCTGGGTGCCAACATCATCTGCAACAAGATACCTGGACTGGCCCCACGTCAGAGAGCCCTTTGTCAGAGTCGCCCCGATGCCATCATCATCATTGGTGAAGGTGCCCAGCTGGGCATCAACGAATGCCAGTACCAGTTCCGCTACGGCCGGTGGAACTGCTCAGCCCTGGGAGAGAGGACCGTGTTTGGACAAGAGCTGAGAGTAG GCAGCAGGGAAGCAGCATTCACTTATGCCATCACAGCCGCTGGAGTTGCCCACGCAGTAACCGCAGCGTGTAGCCAAGGCAATCTGAGCCAGTGCGGTTGTGACCAGGACAAGCAGGGCTACCATGACCAGGAGGAGGGCTGGAAATGGGGAGGCTGCTCGGCTGATGTCAAATACGGCGTGGAGTTTTCGCGGCGTTTCATGGACGCCCGCGAGATCAAGAAAAACGCCCGGAGGCTGATGAACCTGCACAACAATGAGGCAGGGCGAAAG ATCCTGGAGGAGAGAATGAAGCTAGAGTGCAAGTGTCATGGTGTATCTGGTTCCTGTACTACTAAGACCTGTTGGATCACCCTGCCAAATTTCAGAGAGATCGGTAACCTGCTGAAGGAACGCTACAGCGATGCAGTTCAAGTAGAGCCAGTCCGAGCCACGCGGCTACGCCAACCCTCCTTCCTGCGTCTCAAACAGGCTCGAGGCTACCAAAAGCCCACAGACACAGACCTGGTGTACCTGGAGCGCTCTCCCAACTATTGCGAAGAGGACAGGGCCACAGGAAGCACGGGGACAAGAGGAAGACTGTGCAACGGCACCTCGAGCCTCGCAGACGGCTGTAACGTGATGTGCTGTGGTCGGGGTCACAACACACACCACTACACCCGAGTCTGGCAGTGCAACTGCAAGTTTCACTGGTGCTGTTTCGTCAAGTGCAA